A segment of the Fibrobacter succinogenes subsp. succinogenes S85 genome:
AAGAGTGCAGTAGCTGCTAATGTGGCGAAGAATCTGCTCAAGGGTTTGCATGTCGGTCAGATGTCTAACATGCTGAATGTCGGTTTCGATGCTGCCTCCAAGCTCGCCGGAGCCAATGTAAAGGTCTCTGTTGTGGGTATCGATGGCCGAGTCGTTGCAACGAACAGGGCTGTCGCTCGCGAAGGCTCAAACGCAGTCTCCATGAAAAAGCCCAAGCAGGGTGTCTACTTCGTGAAGGTCAAGGTCGGGAGCCAGAGTGCCGTCACCCGCATTATGGTCCGATAAATCAGTCTAGCCGAACGCAAGTTTAATTACTAAATTTGCGCTCGTTATGACAAAAGCAAAACTCATCAAACTCATTATTGCATCGGTGCTCGCCATCGCTGCCCTCTTCGTCCCGTACGAAGCCCTCGGCTTCGTTGGTGACCACGCGTTGAACCCTCTCGAAATTCGCGTCATCGCAATCTTTGTGATGGCTGCCCTTTTCTGGATTCTCCAACCGTTCCCGATCTGGTCCACCTCCATGTTCGTTATCGTGTTGATGATCCTTACGCTTTCGAACTCGGCTCTTATCCCGTTCCGCGTGGAAGGTGTTGAACCGCTCAAGTTCAAGGACATCATGGCAACATTTGCCAACCCGATCATCATGCTCTTCTTGGGTGGCTTCTTCCTTGCTTCTGCCGCTTGCAAGTACAACATGGACAAGAACCTTGCTCGCGTGCTCCTCAAGCCGTTTGGTAAGGATCCGAAGTGGGTGCTCCTTGGCCTCATGATTATTACTGCAGTGTTCTCCATGTTCATGAGCAACACCGCTACTGCTGCTATGATGCTCGCCATCCTCGGCCCGGTGCTCAAGCTCTTTGATGAAAATGACCGCGGTAAAGCTGCTTTTGCTCTCGCCATCCCGCTCGGTGCTAACATCGGTGGTATGGGTACACCGATCGGTACGCCTCCTAACGCCATCGCTCTTGGTGCTCTCCAGTCCAGCGGCTTCAACATCTCCTTTGGCCAGTGGATGGAATTCGGTGTTCCGTATGTGATTGTTATGATGATTCTTGCTTGGTTCTTGCTCCTCAAGCTCTATCCGATCAAGATGAAGGAAATGAACCTCGATATCGAAGGTGCCGAAGGTTTTGACAAGAGCCCGCGCGCTATTATCGTTTACATTACCTTTGCTGTGTGCGTGATTTTGTGGGTGACGGGTAGCAAGGTTCACGGTCTTAACGACAACGTGATTGCTATGATTCCGATGGCTGTGTTTGCTTTGACGGGCGTGATTAATAAGAAGGACCTCAACGAAATGAGCTGGGACGTTCTCTGGCTCGTGGCTGGTGGCTTTGCTCTCGGTCTCGGTTTGCAGCAGACCGGTCTTGCCAAGGACCTCATCAACGCTATTCCGTTCAACACCTGGTCTCCGGTCGTCCTCATGGTCGGTTGCGGCTTCATCTGCCTCTTCATGGCAAACTTCATGAGCCACACCTCTACCGCAAGCTTGCTCGTCCCGATCTTCATCGTCGTGGCTGTGAGCTGCAAGGAAAACCTCGCTCCGCTCGGTGGCGTGACCTCCTTGATGGTCGCTGTCGCTTTCGCAAGCTCTCTCGGTATGTGCCTCCCGATTTCTACGCCGCCTAACGCACTTGCCCATGCAACGGGTTACACGGATACACGTGGCATGGCTATCACGGGTATCGTGATGGGTATTGGTGGTCTCGTTCTCTCCTGGATCATGATGTTCGGCCTTTCCAAGGTGAACTTCTTCGAAGATCCGGCTGAAGCTACTGCTCCGGCTGCCGCTGTTGCCGCCCCGGCACCTGCCGCACCTGTTTATGCAAAGCCTGCCGAAGTTGCTGCTCCGGCTGAAACGATCGCTGAACCGGCTGCTGATAGCGCTGCTGTTGCCATTCCGGCTGACTCTGCCGCTAAGGTTGTGGTTGATTCTACCGCTAAGTAATTGAAAATGTCACCCCGTCTTGTCATCCCGGATTTATTCCGGGACGGGGGCGCCATCTACGAAAATCGCTCGGGATTATCCCGGGCTTTTTTTGTATTCACTTCATCTGTTTGTAAAAAGTCGTTCACAAATATCGGTGGTTTGAATAACAGATTATCTTTCTAAGTTGTTTGTATAATCCTAAAGGGTGGGGCTAAATAGCCCAAATGGGTTATTGCATTGTAACGCTTTTGTAAGTAAATTATTGAACAACCTAAACAAAAGGAAAGATAAAAATGGCTACAAAATTGAAAAAAGCTGGAAAAATTTCTGTAAATGACTTGCTCCCAGGCGATATCTTGGCGTTTAAGGGAGATCCTAATGATGATATCAGTAAACTTATCATGAAATTTACGGGTTCCGATGTGTCGCATGGCGCAATCTTTGTTCAGAATCTGGATAACGTCCTTGCTGAAGCCGGTGGCGATGGCATCCATGCTCGTCGAATGAAAGACAATACAGATTCTCGTGAAGCTTATGTGATGCGCCATAACAAGGCGGGTAAAAATGGTGTTGAACCCGTTGTGCCGATTGCCAAGGATTATGTGCTTCAGGATCTTCCGTATCCGTATTCCGACTTGATTCTTTTGGGCTTGATTCTTATTTTCAAGCATCAGGTGACAAATCAGCTTCTCTCTCGCGTTGTTGTAGAATTCTTGTGCTTGGTAGCCGCAGAACTTAAGACGATTATTGAAAAGGAAAAAACGCCTGGCAAGCATACGATGGTGTGCTCTTCTTATGTTTACCAGTGCTATCTGGATGCTTCCAAGAAAAATCCGGCACTCAAGCTCAAACTCAAGGATGCTGACGTTGGCTTTAAGGACCATCCTCTTATCGGCCGCAAGTCAAAGTCTAAGTCGGTCACGCTTTTCGATATGTATGCCAATTACGTCGAAACGCATGAAGAAGAATGCAAGAAGAACTTCAAGCTTAGAAAGTCCGTGGCTCCGAAGAAGCTCCGTTCTAAAGAAGAAATCTTGGCCGATTTGAAGAAGATTCTTTTGTCTAAAATCTCCGACAAGATTCCGACAATGACTCCAGAACAATTTTCCACGGTTATCGACATCATTGAAGCCATTAAGGATGTTATCTCTGCCTTGGCAACGTTCTTTAAGGGCGACCGTGTTTCGTTCTCCGAAATGATGAAGATTGCAAGAGAACAACAGTCCATGTTTATAACGCCGAATGATTTGGTCAATAACGTAACAAATGCTAAATGCGTTGGTATGCTGAAGGCTGAACGCTACGGCGCTGACTACGACGACAACTGGAAGAAGTAAGATTCTAGCCCGCTTTGGCGGGCTTTCTCTTTTCAATAAAATCTATGCAATAAAAAAATCCTCGCTTTTCAGCGAGGATTTTTCAGTGGTCGATACAGAACTCGAATCTGTGACCTCTACCATGTCAAGGTAGCGCTCTAACCAACTGAGCTAATCGACCATTAAGGTAGCCCAATATTAGAAAAAGATTGAGCGCTTGTCAAGGGTAGTGGGCGATAAATTTCAAAAAAAATTAAATCGCTTGCGTGGCATGTGCTTTTTACTGGTCGTCTTCGGCAATCCAGTAGTGCATTCTGCCTTTCAGGAGAATTGGGGAAATGTCTGTGTAGCACTGTCCTTGTCGGCAGTCCTCAAAATGCAAGTTGACGGTCGCTGTCCACTTGGCTTTATCTTTCTGGTCTATGCTGACGTAGTTGCTGTCGCCAGTGAGGCGCGCTCTGGGAGTGCCTTCGACCTGAATCCAAGTGTAGTCTTTTACGACGTTGTTTTCGCCGAGTTTGGGCTCGTTCACCATGATTTGCAGCTGGTCATGGCGCTCGCTGCTCCCCATGGGAATCTTGATGAGCAGGTAATGGTGCTGGTTTCGGACATAAGGGATTTCAACATCGTCTCTGCCGAGTTCCTGCGTAATTTCGTTCTGCCCGTTGATGCTGTACTTGAGGAATCCGCCGCCTTTGACTTCCCAGCTGTCGTTGATGCCGCTACAGGCGGTAAGGCTTGCGGCAATCCCTGCAATCCCGACGAATTTGGCTGCGAGTCGTGCCTGCCTTGTGAGGCTTGCAATCTTTGCGGAATAACGTGTCAAAAAGGCGAACTTCATGTTCTTAAAATAGAAAAAACGCCGGGCTTTGATACCCAGCGCATTTTAGAAGTAATACTAACCACTTCTTACTGTCTACTGCCTACTGCGGCTATACGAAACTTAGAACTTTAGTTCTGTAGTTGAGTTATGCCCTTTGGGTAGAAGACGCTAAGCTCGACCGTCAACGCCGTCAGTCTGCGGCGGTTGCTGATTCTGCTGTGCCAAGCGCGGGTCTTCGAGTACGTAAAGCGGGAGTGCTGCAAGTTCTTCGTTGTCTGCAACGAGGCGCACAATGTACTTGTCCGGGCGCACGAACTGCAAACGCTGCATGTTCAAAATCATGTTGACAGCGGCAGTATCAAAGCCCTGTGCAACCGGCTGGAGTTCAATTTCAGACTGCATCGGCGGAACAATCGGGTGTCCAACAACGTCTTCGATAGAAAGGCTCAACTGGTGCGTGCCTGCTTCGGCGCGCTGGTAGCGTAAACGGAATGCTGCGGAACACTGCGGAATCACAAGTGGAAACTTTGCGAAAATGCGGTCAAAAGCACCAAGGATGTTCATGCGGCCGCCCACATCGTTAGCGGTGGCGGCGTCACAGATTGCGGCAATTTCAATATTCATTATGGGGTCTCCAAGTATTTGATAAATGTTTAACTAAATTATAATTATATTCCGAAAAAGACGAGGATTTTATGCAAGAAATTCCACTTTGGTACTGGTTAATCGTATTTTTTGGCCTCGGCGCCTGCGTCGGGAGTTTCTATAACGTCATTGTTTACCGTATGCCGCGCGGAATTTCCTTGATTAATCCGCCTTCGCACTGCCCGCTTTGCAAAAAGAGGATCCCTATTCGCTACAATTTGCCTATTGTGGGGTGGCTTTGGCTGCGTGGCAAGAGTGCTTGCTGCAAACAGCCTATTAGCGTGATTTACCCGATTGGCGAGAGCCTTTGCGGTTTGCTTGGCGCACTTGCGCTTTATGCGGCTGCGGGCTTCGGGACGGATTTTTCTCGACCGGTCTTGTCGCCTGAGGTTTGGGCGGATGCTGCTGCGATGTTCTGGCTTTTGCTTGGCGCTTACCCCGTTTGTGCCGTTGATTGCAAGTACAAGCTGATTCCCGATTCTATCTCGGTTGGCGGGATTGTTGCTGGTCTTTTGATTTCACTCGTGCCGGGTGGCGTGACGCCTCTCCAGAGCTTGATTGGTGCCGTTGTTGCGGGCGGCGGGCTTTATCTGCTCGGCTGGATTGCCACTAAGGTGCTCAAGAAAGACGCAATGGGTTTTGGCGATGTCAAGCTCTTGGCGGGCTATGGAGCGCTTATGGATGTGACTGGCGCTGTAGAAACTCTCTTGGTTGCAGCCCTGCTTGGCATTGTGGTGATGGTTCCGTACGGGATGCTTGCCGCAAAAAAAGCGGCCAAAAACAAGAATAGCGAGGAAGCCGGGCAAATTCCTTTCGGACCGTTCCTCGCCATTGCAGCCCCAGTTATTTACCTCTGGGGCTCAGCACTCTTGGACGCTTATTTTAAGTACGTTTTAAATTAATCACTATTTTTTCTTTTTTCCGGGTCTCTGCGGCATGAAGGGGCTTTTGGCGTTTGGTTCGCTTGAACCCTTTGCTGAAACCGTTTCTTGACTTGTGACCACGGAATCGCCGACGCTCAGACCCTTGAGAATCTGGACGTTCACGCCATCGCTAAGACCTATCTTCACGCGACGCGGAGCGGCCTTGCCGTTGATGTTAATCCACACGTGGTCGCCTTCAAGCTTGGGCTTCTTGTGCTTTTTCTTGGCGCCTGTGCTTGGAGCACCGCCCGGTCCCATGCCAGGAGGCGGGGGCGGGAAGTTGTCGCCAGCTTCGGCAGTCTTCGGACGTTCTGGGCGTGGCATATCCTTCGGATCCATCATCGGAGTTCCAGCGGCAGGCGTAAACTTGAGCGCCTTGACCGGAATCGTAATAGCGTCCGTAATTTCTTGAGTGACAATCGTGCAGGTGGCGGTCATGCCCGGCAAGAGCTTCTGTTCCGGGTTCTCGGCGGTAATCACGACGGTGTAAGTTACCACGTTGCTTGTGGTCGTCGGGTTTAGGCGGACTTCTTGCACGGTGCCGTGGAATGTATCGTTCTGGAATGCGTCAACAGTAAACGTCACTCGCTGACCTTGTTTAACTTGTCCGATGTCTGCTTCGTCTACATCGGCCATGACTTTCATCTGGCTCAAATCTTTTGCAATCACGAACAACGTCGGCGTGCTCATGGAGGCTGCAACGGTCTGACCGACATCCACTGCGCGTTTCAGCACAACGCCGTCAATCGGGCTCTTGATGGTCGCGTAGCTCAAGTTCAATCGAGCCTGGGCGACTTCGTTCTTGCGCTGTTCCAAAGAGAGCTTGGCTGCATTTAAGTTGTATTCAGCCTGCTCCAGTTCGACTGCACTTGCGCTCTTGCTTGCGGCGAGCTTCTTGATGCGGTCGTACGTGCTTTGTTTGTAATTCAGGTCGTTTTCGGCACTCTTGTAAGAGATGGTCGCCTGCTTCAAGGTCGACTGTAACTTAGACTTGTCGAGTTCGGCAATGACTTGTCCCTTCTTGACCTTGGAATTGAAATCAACGTTGATCTTGGCGATGTCGCCAGAAACCTGCGTACCGACTTCCACCTGGTCCACCGGCTCTAACGAACCCGTTGCCGAGATTGTAGTCTTGATGGTATCCGTGACGACCTTGGAGCTGATGAGGGCGCCAACCTGGCTTGTGGTGTTCCCGTCAAAGAATATAGACTTGACGCCGAGGGCAACCCCTGCCAAAACGGCGATGACGATGATGATTTTCAAGAGTTTTTTCATAAGCATTAGAAAAATAGTAACATTGTTTTTTTATTACATCTATTTTGATGATTTGGGAGCACGTAAGGTTGCAAATTTTCTAGCTTAAAGGTCATGACTCGTGTACGCAAAAAAGACGATAGTTCAGAAGTCCGCAAAGTGACTTGGGTGGGGCTAGGCTGGAACGCCGCGCTTTCTGTTGCCAAGTTTGTTGTTGGCGTGGTGGGGAACTCCCAGGCGCTCGTTGCGGATGCTATCCACAGTGCGTCTGATTTTGTGACTGATGTCGCCGTGATTGTCGGCAGTCATTTTTGGAACTCGCCACCGGATGCCGAGCACCCTTACGGACACCGCCGATTTGAAACGCTTATTACGATTGGCATTGGCCTTGCCGTTGCTGCCGTGGGTATTGGCATTGGGTATAAGGCGGTCCTTGCGCTTTTGGCGGGTGAGGCATCGCACCCGGAAACGTCCGTTGCCGTGATGGCGCTTGCCTCCATTATCGTAAAGGAAATTCTATTCCGCTATACGCGAAATGCGGGGCGAAAAATCCGCAGTCAGGTGCTCGAAGCGAACGCTTGGCACCACCGTAGCGACTCTTTTAGCTCAATTCCTGTGCTTGTGGCGGTCGTTTTTGCCATTTTGCTCCCGCAGCTTTGGTTTGCGGATTCTGTCGGTGCGCTTGTCGTTGCGTTTTTCGTGATTCATTCAGCGATTGAAATTGCGGCTCCGGGGCTTAGGCAGCTTGTAGACCGTGGCGCAAACCCCGATGTCCTGGGCAAGTTACGGAGTGTGGCGCTTTCGCACCCGAAGGTCATCAGTTTGCATGGGCTCCGTTCCCGCTACGTCGGGAGTGACCTGCATGTGGACGTGCATATCGTGGTCGATGACCAGATGACGCTGAAAGATGCTCATGATGTTGCCGAAGAGGTCGAACAGTTGCTCATCGATTCGAACGAAAACGTTGTCGATGCGCTCGTGCACATTGACCCCTACAACGCCAATCGCGCCGCCCAGGGCGAAATCAAGACTATAGAGAAATAGTTATTTAGTGCCTTCGGCACAGTTACTAGTTAATAGTTAGTAGTTACTAGAAGTTTCTACGTAAACATTTCAAGTAACTATGGTTATTGCGTCGTATTGTTTTTAAATGAATGTATAAATGTTCGTCGAGAGAATAAAGCGTCGGCCAAGGATGGGGAGGGTGCAGGGAGGGGCCCGTGCGGCCTTCGCAACTCTGAGCTGGGGCCCCGCCCGCATGAAGTTCATTTTAAATTAAAAAGGCTTTGGGCGTAAGCCCATATCCCTTTTCACACCAGTAAATATTCCAATGTGGTATTAGGACTTTGGCGATTCTGCCTCGCTAGAATCGTGTTTCTATTTATATTAATTTGGTGCAAGTAGCGAGGTTTGATTATGGTACTCGACGAATTTTACAAGTTGAATAATGGGCAGCGAATCCCGAAAATTGCTTTGGGTACATGGCAAACCCCAAATGACGTGGCGGCAACCGCTGTTGCGACCGCTATTGATGCGGGCTATCGCCATATTGATACCGCAATCGCTTACGAAAATGAGGCGGGAGTCGGTGCTGGGCTCAAGGCGGCGCTAAAATCGACTGGAATTCACCGTGAAAGCATTTTTATCACGACGAAAATCCCTGCCGAAGTCAAGAATTATGCTGATACGGTACGCTGTATCCAGGAATCGATGGATCGCTTGGATGCATGCCATATCGACATGATGCTCATTCATGCTCCGCGTCCGTGGGCCGAAATGGGCGTCCCTAACGGAAACCATTATTACCGTGAAAATGTGGATGTCTGGAATGCGCTAGAAGAAGCTTACGAAGCGGGTAAAATCCGTGCGATTGGCGTCTCGAACTTTGAAATTGACGACTTGAACAATTTGCTGGCGGGTGGACGCGTGGTGCCGGCGGCGAATCAGGTTCGCGTTCACATTGGGCATGTGCCGACGGATTTGATTGACTTCTGCGAACAGGCGGGAATCTTGGTGGAAGCGTATTCGCCCAATGCGACGGGTCGCCTCTTGAAAGTGCCGGAAGTCTGTGCAATGGCGGAAAAGTACCACGTTTCGGTGCCGCAACTTGCAAGTCGCTTTGTGTTGCAACTTGGGCTTTTGCCGCTTCCGAAATCCGTGCATGAAGAACGCATCCGTCAGAACGCTAAGCTTGATTTCGAAATCAATTCGAACGATATGGCCGCTTTGCTAGAACTTGACGGATTGTAATGCAACGCGTCGTTCTGAGGCTTGCCGATCCAGTTAAATCTTGAAACGCAAAAGTCCCGCTCCATTGGAGCGGGACCTTTTGTTTCTGCATGAACGTCGCCCCTGGCGGGGCGCCTCCTTTCTCTCTACCTAACGTTCACGCGTTTAGTATTGTTCCCAACTTTCACAATGTACGAACCTGCGGTCGGGACTTTCACGCGGGTGTCAATGCTGTTCAGCTTGCCTACAGAGAGCACCTGACCGTTCATATCCATAACTGCAAAGCGCTTTGCGAGGCTCGGCTTTTCTGTGGTAATCGTGATTTCCTGTGCGCCAGATTTCATCACGCTGAATGCGCTTGTGCTGCTTAGTGCAACTCTGCGTTCGGCGATGGATGCTTCGGATTTGGCTACGAATGAAATTGCAGCCTGCTCATCGCCAATCTTGATAATGAGGTAATACATACCTGGTGCGAGGCTTTCTGTCAATCGCTTTTCGTTGACAATGGGACGTGTTGGGTTGCTGACGTTGAATATACTGTCGAGTTGGATTGGGTTTGCGGCAAATTCTTCTTCGCTAATGAGTGTCTTAGTGGGATCATTGCCGGTTGCATCCGTGGTGAACAAGAATGAAATTTTAGGCTTTGTGGGGAAGTCTGCGGTATCGCATACCGTAACTTGGGGTACGCAAGAGCCGTTATGGTTTTCTGTGTAGCAAACTTTGTATTCGTTATTTCCGGTCCTGCGCCATTCTTCCATATTTTGTTTGCTTTCCAAAGAAATTCCAGCATTTTGATCCATGTACAGCATATTTGTACTGATTCGGAGGTCACTAGACGGTGCGCGACGATTGCAAGTGAAAATGTCAATGTCGTAGATGCTGTCTTGCTTTGCGTTTGGCAAGAACTTGTCTACATCAACATAGCCCGGTGCAGAAAGGTGGTTGCCACCAATATCGACTGCTAACTTGTTATCAATGAATACCCAGATATCGTCGTTACCGCTGATGCTGAACCTTGCACCCTTCTTGTATTTGAACTGGGCGTGTGTTTCGGAACAGAAGTGGTGGTTACGTCCGCCGTTTCCGTTGCCCCCGACGTTAGATGTCCAACGCGAAACGCCATTAATGCCTATACCGCCTGGGGTTTCTGTACCTTCTGTGTAAATTGGCCAATTGGTGGGGGCCTGCTCAGGGCAGCTCCAGCCGAATACGCAATCGATCGTGGAATTGATGCTCTTGATGAAAGTCTCGGTTTCGGCGGCATCGGCGAACATTCCGTTGCAGTCGTGGCCCTTGTCCCAGCCTGGGCCGTTACAGATTGTATTGATTAATGGAATTTGTTCGGTCGGATCCAGTGCGCGAAGCTTGGTGCCGTAGAATATAGGACCTTCGGCGTTACGCTTGGTGCGTGCTGCCGGGAGCGGTTTTTGGCTTGCGTTCGCATGTTTGATAACGTCGTCAGTCGAGGCTTCTACAGGGAAAAACCCTCCCGTTACAGCAGTTTTGAGCCCAGGAACAACGAATTCATCCGAGTTGAAATCCCAACCTTTGAGTGTGCGAGTGAATGGAATGTCGAAACAGGACGTTTCATTCACGCCTTCGGTGTAATTGAACAACTGGTTGAAATACTTTTCGTCGATAAAGCATTTTTTGCCTGCTGCAGAAAGCTTTGGCTTCTTTGTTGTTTTGTCCAAAGTGTCTTCTACAAGGCCTGTCGTGACGCCTATGCAGTCGTAGATGGCTTTGATTGCGGTCGCTGCATCTACGCCTTGTGCTGCAGTTCCTGACACGGCTTGACAGCCTTCACCGCCTGCGGCGTAGCAGGAGAATGCGGGGTGTAAACTGGCATCTGTATCGTAAATCATTGTGGCGATGCCGAATGTGCAATTGCCGTGGATATTAGGCATTTCTGTGTACCAACCGTATAATTCTGCTGGGAGTGAGGCGGCTTGTCTTTCGTCAGCGACAAAGTAAAGTTTGTTCTGAAAAACGGGTTCTGATGAGTAAAGCTGAAAAAGACCATCTAAATCTATGGGCTCGGCGGCTTCACCGTTTAAGTATCCGGCTTCGCCATTGATGCCGATTCCGTATTTTAAATCGTCGTCACCTTCCATTTTTATAATAGCATTGTGTGGAAGATTTTCGTCAACGTAACGTCTAGTGAACCAGCCACAATGATCTAAATCTGGAGTTAATTCGTGTGCTTTGCCGTCTTCGTAGATTAATGGGGTGGATGTTTTCCACATGGTATTGTCGGGCAAGAATACGTGCAACTCGCGGACTGTTTCAGCCCATGTGCTTGACGCTCCCAACGCTATAAAAGATGCGGTTATGGCTTTAGTCAGTTTCATTTGTTTCCTCCTTATTACAACTTGGTATATTTTAAAATATAAAATAAAGTTTTCAAAAGATGAAATTTGTGACAAAATTCTTTCTTTTTTAAGTTGTAGGAAATTTTGACGTATCATTGGTGTATTATATAAAGTATATGCAACGCAATGTTGCATTAAGACGAAAAAATCCCGTTCGTTTGAACAGGATTTCTTACTCGTGTCACCCCGGACTTGTTCTCTTTGACCACTTAGAGCTTTAGCTCTTACGTGGTCATGATCCGCGTATGGGGACGGGGTCGCCAATGTATTTTACTTTAGTCGTTAATCATGTGTTCGTAGAATTTACGATACATGTCCTTTTCTTCGGTCTTGCGGACGGCAATAGCGTCTTGCGGATGACGGTTGAGCATACCCGTGATCATCTGCGGGATGATGTAACCCCATTCGTACTTGCTCTGCAACGGCAAGAAGAGTTCCTGAATGGCGTCGAGAACCGGGCGGAGGTCGTACTTCGGATTCTTGAGGAAGCCGAGGAGGAGTTCCGTGGTGCAGTTGCCTGCGCCGCGGCCCATGCCGGACACGGAGCCGTCGAGGTAGTCGACGTGGTTGATGATGGCCTGGATCGTGTTGGAGAAGGCGAGCTGCTGGTTGTTGTGACCGTGGAAGCCGAACTTCTTGTTCTTCACGATGCCTTTGTAGCGGGCAAGTTCCTTATCGATGTCTTCCTGGTAGAAGGCGCCGAAGCTGTCGACGAGGTAAAGCACGTCGGCCTTGCATTCTTCGTTGACCTGGTGGAGGGCTTCGTCAAGTTCCGGACCGCGGTCGCGGCTCACGGCCATGATGTTGAGCGTCGTTTCATAGCCCATGTCGTGGAAGGCGTTCACCATGCTGATGCCCTTGTCGATGTTCTTGACGTAGCTTGCCACGCGGAACATCTGGTACGGGCTTTCGGAAGCGGGCTTCACGGCATCCATGTTGACGCGGCCCACGTCAGCCATCACGGCCATCTTCATCTTGGAATCGATGCCGTCCTTGACTTTCCAGAGGAGATCGTCATCGCAGAACTTCCACGGACCGTATTCCTTCGGGTCGAAGAGTTCTGGGGAGTTCTTGTAACCCATTTCCATGTAGTCTACGCCGGCTGCGGTGAGAAGGGTGTACAATCTACGCACGAATTCAAGAGAAAAATCGTGCTTGTTGACGAGACCGCCATCGCGGATCGTGCAGTCGAGAACTTTAATGGTTTCGTAGTACATGGTTGTGTCTTCTGTTTTTGATTGTTGAAGTCTGAGACGTCATTCTGAGCGATGAAATCGCGAAGAATCCAGTCATTTTTATTTACATCGCAAAGATAGGTTCTGAAATTTCAACGGTCAATAAAAATTTTATGGTTACTGAAAAATAATTGTTATTTAACGTAAAATCTGCGTTGAAATAACAAATTGAGGCTTTTTACGTTGATTTTTATGGGTGTGTCCGTAACAAAAACATTCCATTTGGGAATCAATTGCTATAAAACCCCTATAATAAATTGCGGTTTTAGGTGGTTGTGAAAGATCTCTCGGTTGGGCTAAATGTGATTTGTTTTATAATCTACGCGAAAATTGCGTTTAATAGTATTCGCGAAAAATAATGGTTCCCCTCCCTGACGGTCGAGGATGACTGCTTCAGAATGACCAAAACGGTATACTCAATCTTTACTTTTTC
Coding sequences within it:
- a CDS encoding fibro-slime domain-containing protein is translated as MKLTKAITASFIALGASSTWAETVRELHVFLPDNTMWKTSTPLIYEDGKAHELTPDLDHCGWFTRRYVDENLPHNAIIKMEGDDDLKYGIGINGEAGYLNGEAAEPIDLDGLFQLYSSEPVFQNKLYFVADERQAASLPAELYGWYTEMPNIHGNCTFGIATMIYDTDASLHPAFSCYAAGGEGCQAVSGTAAQGVDAATAIKAIYDCIGVTTGLVEDTLDKTTKKPKLSAAGKKCFIDEKYFNQLFNYTEGVNETSCFDIPFTRTLKGWDFNSDEFVVPGLKTAVTGGFFPVEASTDDVIKHANASQKPLPAARTKRNAEGPIFYGTKLRALDPTEQIPLINTICNGPGWDKGHDCNGMFADAAETETFIKSINSTIDCVFGWSCPEQAPTNWPIYTEGTETPGGIGINGVSRWTSNVGGNGNGGRNHHFCSETHAQFKYKKGARFSISGNDDIWVFIDNKLAVDIGGNHLSAPGYVDVDKFLPNAKQDSIYDIDIFTCNRRAPSSDLRISTNMLYMDQNAGISLESKQNMEEWRRTGNNEYKVCYTENHNGSCVPQVTVCDTADFPTKPKISFLFTTDATGNDPTKTLISEEEFAANPIQLDSIFNVSNPTRPIVNEKRLTESLAPGMYYLIIKIGDEQAAISFVAKSEASIAERRVALSSTSAFSVMKSGAQEITITTEKPSLAKRFAVMDMNGQVLSVGKLNSIDTRVKVPTAGSYIVKVGNNTKRVNVR
- a CDS encoding aldolase catalytic domain-containing protein, translated to MYYETIKVLDCTIRDGGLVNKHDFSLEFVRRLYTLLTAAGVDYMEMGYKNSPELFDPKEYGPWKFCDDDLLWKVKDGIDSKMKMAVMADVGRVNMDAVKPASESPYQMFRVASYVKNIDKGISMVNAFHDMGYETTLNIMAVSRDRGPELDEALHQVNEECKADVLYLVDSFGAFYQEDIDKELARYKGIVKNKKFGFHGHNNQQLAFSNTIQAIINHVDYLDGSVSGMGRGAGNCTTELLLGFLKNPKYDLRPVLDAIQELFLPLQSKYEWGYIIPQMITGMLNRHPQDAIAVRKTEEKDMYRKFYEHMIND